The genomic DNA TGGGTAGTGATGAGAAAGACGGAATTAGGATTTCTCATCCTGATTATAAAGTAATTGAGGTGCTGAATTAGTCGGAGAATAATAGAAAAAAATGCTAACTATAATAGTGCTTCAACGAGGGTTCAAATGAGGAATATAGTTTCCAGCTTAATCATAGTCACCAGTATTATTGCAGGTATCATGTTGTTCGTATTGATGAAACCGGACTCTGCCCCAATCATCACGATCGGCTTTTTAGCCAATTTGGTGGTATTTATCGTTGCCTTGATTAATTTAATGCGTAATCGCTTGAGGCAATTAATAATAGGCGGAATAGCCGGCGGAGTTTTGTTGCTGGTAATTGTAGCAAACGATGTTGTTGGCGGAACGGGCCATCAATTACCTGTAATAGTGGGAGTATATTCCAGTTTTTTGGTTTATTGTTTTTTGTTGGGATGCTGGTCGCCGCGGGAATCGTAGTCAAAGGCCAAAGCCGGGTTTTGGCTTTAGCCCCGGCAGTGACGATATATCTGATCTATTCAGTATTATTGTTACAAACTCGTGCGGGTTGGTACGTCATATTGGTTGAATCTTTTCTGATCTTCCTGCCGTTTATTCTTGTGTTGGGATTATCTACAGTCTTTGTTCTTCACGGATCAACCAAACAAAGTCACAGGTAGTTTATAGGAAGCAAATCTGATGTTGAATCCGGGTTTTTGGCCAAGAGCTGGTATCTTATTTGTCGGGATGATTCTTACGGCAACAGGGATGATTACCGGTTCGGTTTTTGCCTCGGTAATGGGAGCTGTTTTCTTTCTCGTTGGCGTAGTCGGAGTTGTCGCCCATTTCATGAAAACCGACGGATAATATTTTAAAAAATTCTCTAAAAACCCCGTTTCGTTCATCTCCCGTTCATGTTGGGGTGGTATAATGCCCCGAAAGCCGTGGAAAAACGGCAAAAAACCATCCGGAGGTGCCCATGTCCGACACCAGCAGTCTCTTCCGGCTCAGCCGCCTGGAGTTCCGGAAGCTCCGCAAAGGTGCATCGCTCTACATCATCGCGGCGGTCATTATCCTTTTCTCCATACTGATAAGCTCCAATGCTAGTGATTCCTACAATTTTCAGGTGCGGCAGTTAGACCAGAATTATTCTGAGATAGTTTCCCAACTGGATGCCGGTCATATGGTATTGTTCTCGAATTTTATTCCGGACGACTTTGACTGGCGGGCCTACCCGGTAAACGATGAAGAGGGCAACCCTATTCCAGAAAATATAGAGTTCTGGAAGGACTTCTACCGGGATGCCGTCCAGGCGGAGAAAGACAAGCTGACCGCTGAAGACGGACGTTTTTCGCTTGCGCAGCTAACCAGTAGCGCCGCTATCAGCTTTTCCAATCTTATTCCGGTGCTGGGAGTGGCGGCCGGTGTCAGCCTGTTTGCCGGCGAATTTCGTAATTCCACCTACCGGCTGATGTTATCCCGCGGCATCCGCCGTAACTCCCTGATGAGTGCCAAAATACTCACGGTAATCGGCATGTCGCTATTCTTTGCCCTGGTGCTTGGTCTGGCGGTGACGCTGAGCGGTTATATGTCCTATTCCGGTTTGTCCGCTGCGGCGCCGGCGGCGTTCAGTTTCGGCGCTTTCCTGTCTATTATCTGGCTGGGGGCTTTGATGTTCCTGGGCTACACCATGGGCGGGGCAGCCCTGGGCATACTGCTGGCTTCGCCGGTAACCGCCATGACCGTCGGCCTGATCATTGCCTTTGTCGGCGGCACCATCTTTCTGTTCGCCCATCCGGGTATGGACGGCATCATCGGTTCGTTGTCGCCGCTGTCGCTGGGCTATAACTATGGTTCCATGATTCAGGAAACCTGGGTCAACACCACCAGTTTGGGGGTTACCGTTCCGGGCGAAGGGCGTAATGACTACCGTGACCTGCCGGCGGCCTTCATCGGCGCCTTCATCTATATCAGCTTGTACACCACAGTTGTCTTTACCGTGTTCGGTCGCAAGGAGTTGAAAGCATGAATGTAAGTAACAATATTCTGGAAACTGAAAATCTGACCAAACGCTTCGGCGAGGTCACCGCCGTTAAGGATTTGAATATCACCGTTGAGCGCGGACAGGTCTTCGGCTTCCTCGGCCCCAACGGCTCCGGTAAAACCACCACCATTTCCTGTGTCCTGGGTCTGCTGTCTCCCACCTCCGGGAAGGTACGGCTGTTTGGTGAGCCGTGGCAGGCGGAGTCTTTACGCCGGGTCGGCGTGGTCATGGATCTGCACGGCTTCTACCCCAATTTCTCCGGCCGGGACAACGTTCAGATTTTTGGCGAACTGACCGGGCCCGTGTCCGATGAGCGGGTGGATGAAGTGTTGAAACTGGTCGGTCTGGCCGACCGGGCTAAAAGCAAGTTCCGCACCTATTCCATGGGTATGAAACAACGCCTGGCGGTGGCCCTGGCCCTGCTGAATGACCCGGAGTTTCTGATACTGGATGAACCCACCAACGGTATGGACCCGGAAGGTATTGTTGAAATCCGTAATCTGATTAATGATCTCAACCGGCAGGGCAAGACTATCCTGCTGGCGTCTCATCTGCTGTCGGAGGTGGAGCAGGTGTGTACCCATCTGGCTATCCTCAAGAAAGGCGTGGTCGTCAGTCAAGGGGCACTGGCCGACCTTATCAGCGGCGCCGGTCAGGCCGGGGTCGTCTTTGAGATCATCACCTCTGACCTGGCGGCATCGGCCGCTGTGCTGGAAAAAGCCGGCTACGAGGTTAAGCAGGGCCGGGACAGGGTTCTGGTGTCCGCTCCCGCAGACGCGGCTGAAAAGATATCCGCCGCTCTGGCCGGAGAGAAGCTCTATGTCACCGAGATGCGCCGCACCACCGGCAGTCTGGAAAGTGTCTTTATTGAGGCCACCCAGCCGGGCAAGAAATAGAATGGATAAAGAGAGCCACCCGGCGGAAAATCGTATGGACAAGGAAAAAAGATTGTTTTACGGCCTGCAGTTGACGGTCGTAGTTAGTGCCACCATTCTCAATACGGCCTCGTCAAGCCACCTCAGAAGTAACCAACCATGAATAACACAATCAGGTCTCAATTAGGATTGCAGCGGATGATTGCCTGTCAGGCGGGCAGACGATTCGGTATGTCCGGCATGTCGGAGCCCGCTACGCCGGAGAGAAATATGATGTTTTACCGATGAGATTCGGGGTTTTTGAGATTTTGTTCATCGGGCTGCTCCTGGCCGGGCTGGTTTGGGTTGTTTACTAGATTGCCCGGCCACCGGCGGCGCCTGAGCATGAATCGCTGAAACAGGAACTGCGTGACCTGCGCCGCCGCCTGGCGGCTCTGGACTCCGCTGAAGGGGAAAACTCGGCTGAGGATAAAGGAGACACGCATTGATGACATTCGGTTTTATGGAATTCATAATCATATTCATCAATATCTTGCTCTGGCTTGTCCCCATCGCTATCGTCGTCATTCTGGTGCGGAACTACCTTCTCAAACGTCGTCGGGAAGAAAACCGGGAACTTCGGGAGGAAATAGACGCTTTGAAGGATCAGGTTTCCTCTCTGGAGCAGAAAAGGAAGGACTGAGATGCTTGGATTTTACGCTTACCTTTTAACATGGTATATCCTCGCCGCCATTATCGGTGTCATCGTATTCCGTGACGCCCGGAAGCTGGGCCGGCGCACCGGCGAAGCACTGCCCTGGGGTATCGCTTCGGGGCTGTTGCTCCCCTTTGTCGCCCTGATTTACTATTTTATTACTCGCCGGGACTGGCAGAAGGAAGCCGCCGGTGAGGTTCCGGTGGCTGATGAATCCGCTAGTCCGTTTATCCGTTTTCTGCACTCAGCCGGTCGTAACCGGGGCGTTCTCGTCGTGTTGCTGCTGATCCTGTTCTCCGTGGGTGCCAATCTCTACGGCCAGGGCTGGTTCTGCTTCAACTTCGGTGGTTCGGAGGATGTTGACCCGCTGACGGTCCAGTGGCAGAGCGGCATCGGTGCCTGTTTTGACGGTCAGTATCTGTGGGTGGCTGACGACGGCGACCGCTCGGTTCGCAAGGTAGACCCGGCTGACGGGTCGGTAGTGGCGGAGGTCCCTATCGAGGGCCGGGCCGAGGGCATGGCTTTTGATGGGAAGTATCTATGGGTATCGGTGCTCAGCGGGAGTTACCCGAGTGGTCACTTGGTGAAAATAAATGCCGCCAATCTTAAGGTGACAGTGTATGACCAATGGACGGTCAACCCTGATGATTACGGCTCCCTGTATTATGACGGCAAATATCTCTGGGGCGGTATGGACAGCCTCAGCAAGATCTGCCGCACCAACGGCATCGTTTTGGAAGACCATCTGGTGAATAATGGCCTTAGCTATCTTTCTTCCGATGGGCGGTACCTGTGGGCGGCTGGGGAGTCCTTTTATCGTATTGATCCCGAAAATGGCGTTATCGGGGACCCCATCGGCCTGATGCCCGGTGCTCTTGGTGGTTCGCTTGTCTTTGACGGTGAAGATTTATGGTATTATATCGGCCCCTTTCTCTACTGGCTGGATCTGGACGCTGCCGGCAATCCCATCTCCGTGACCACTATGGATATGCCGGTATACGGCGGCAACTCCGTTACCGACGGCAGCAGTATCTGGATGGTGGACTATGAGGACGGCACGGTGGCCGAATTTGATATTGCCACTCAGGAAATCATCGGCCTGACTACTTATTCTTTCGCCGAAGGTACCTATGCCATGAGAGCCGCTCTGGCTTACGACGGTCAGGACGTCTGGGTCGTCAACCGCGCCAATGGTTCGGTTTTCAAATTATTAGACTGAGGAATAACCATGGCAATACCCCGAAAATATCTGGTTCCGGTAATCATGCTCCTGGCGGGGCTGGTGGCGTTCTCCGGTTGCGCCAATCCGTCAGTTGCCGTTTCCAGTCATATTGATGACCTGGATCTGACCGGGGTCTGGCACCAGGTCGTGGATGTCATTGATGTTCAGGAAGAGACGGCCCGGCTGGACACGTTCAATCTGCTTACCGATGCTGATGGTGACATACAAAAGTTGTCTCTGAAATTCTATGGCTACGATACTGACGGGAGCCCGAAATTCTATTCCGCCGAGATGAACTCTGCCGGTCAGCTGGTGGTAAAAACGTTGGTCACCACATCGGTTTTGGAGTACCGGCACCCGTTGGGGATTCTGGCCGAACTTGATGCCGTGGGCATCGCGGCGTTGGAGCGTGGGGATGGCGGGTTGGCCGTGCAAATAAGATTCCAGCGTAACGATATCGGCTACACATATGACTATGTGGATGTCTTCCATCTGGCACACGGTCATTTGCGGCAACTGGAACTAATAAGATTATCCAGCAATTATTATAGCTGTACCATTGAATATTTCCGGCTTCAAAAATCTGATTCCGGTATCAATACCACGCCGCCGATGCCTGTTCCGCCGGGTGAAAGGACCGGACAGGTCTGGTTTTTAACCGAAGATATTAACCGGGCCACCGACGTGGTTTATCTGGGAGGTTGATTGTAACGATGACCAGGAAATCATTGGTGTTGGTTGCCGTTTCGCTGCTGGCCGTACTGTCTGCATGCGGTGATTCTCAGAATCCCGCGACGCAACCGCCTGCGACAACCAGCGTCAATTTTGATGTCGCGGCGGTTGCCGCCCAATACATTCCGGCCGAAATACTGGCAGCCGGAGAACTCTCCCCAACCAGCGTTAACATCAACCCGATCACGCCCAGGCATTTTAAATTCACCCTGACGGAGCCGGTTACCCTGGCGCAAATGGGATTGGAAGATAACCCTCTGGTTGATGACCGCAGCACCGGCGAGTTGCCGGCGGGACAATTCGTTCAATTCACCTTTAAAGTCCAGGCTGAAACCAACGAATTGCTGGAAGTTACCGCCACCGACAAGGTTATCCCGGATATTACCTTCGGCCCCTTCCCTCCGCCGCCGCCGAGTGTTAACCCGATTATGCTCATCGCTGCCTTTACCGCGGGCATTTCGCTGGCCGGGTTGTTATTCACCTGGTTCCGCCGCCGCCGCCGCACCGGATAGAACTTTCGGCCCGGTACCGTTCCCATCCAGTCATTGCGAAAGCGCGAAGCGCTTGTGGCAATCCAGCAAGAATAGTCTGAGACCGTTTTGTAGGGGCTTGGCATGCCAAGCCCGCCCGGTAAAAAGCCTGACAGCTGACGGCTGACACCTTACACCTTACGCGCCGCCGCCGAAGCAATCTCGGTTTCCCCCATTGTCATTACCCGTGGAAACGGGTAATCCATAAGAACCGATACTGTACGATTGCTTTCGGCCTGGTACCCCGTTTCGGACATTTGGGTTTGTAATTTAGAAATTGTATGGGATTTGGTGCTTAGAGCTTGGAATTTCCATCGCAACGTAACCATGCCGCGTCCACCCGGTACCGTTCCCATCCAGTCATTGCGAAAGCGCGAAGCGCTTGTGGCAATCCAGCAAGAATAGTCTGAGACCGTTTTGTAGGGGCTTGGCATGCCAAGCCCGCCTGGTACCCCGTTTCGGACATTCGGATTTGTAATTTAGACATTGTTTGGGATTTGGTGCTTAGAGCTTGGAATTTCCGTCGCGACGTTGCTCAGGCCCGCCCTGTAAAGGCTGAAAGCTGATAGCTGACGGCTGACAGCTCGCCTAAAATATATTTCCAAAATGGGACATTTACCTCTTGCCTAACACACAATAATATGCTATTATATGTTCTGATAAAAAGACGTTTTGGTTGTCAGCCTATTTTCGTAGCACTCCTCTGGAACAGCAGTTACATTCATAAGAAGAGGATTCGTTTCCTTCGCTTTTAGAAAAGGGTACCAATACTTTACCATGTTGCCGTCCCGTAACATCAGCCGCTGCTGTAATGCGCCGGAAAAGGGCTATTATTACACTCCAGCCATCCTCGTGAGGCTGCTGCCGAAGTAATCCCTGTACATTTTACTGAAAACTGCCCCTTTTCGGCTGGCCGCTGATAGCTGAAAGCTGACTGTTGACAGCCAATTGCCGTCCGCTTAGCCCTGAACTCTCAGGACGGAGAGTCCCCGGTGATGTTATAATGACCGCGGATTTTACCGCATGTTTACACACCTTCACGTTCATACTGAATTCAGCCTGCTGGATGGCATGTGCCGCATTCCGGTGCTGGTCGCCCGTGCCAAAGAACTGGGCATGACCGCCCTGGCCATTACCGACCACGGCAATATGCACGGCGCCCTCCGGTTCTACCGGGAGTGCCGCGCTCAGGGTATCAAGCCCATTATCGGCTGCGAGGTCTATGTCGCCCCCGGTTCCCGGCTGGATAAAACCGCCGCTGACAAGAATCATCGTCACCTGGTGCTGCTGGCCCGCGATCTCACCGGTTACCGTAACCTGCTCAAGCTGGTTTCCCTGGCCAATACCGATGGCTTCTACTACAAGCCCCGCGTGGATAAGGAAATCCTCGCCCAGTACCGGGAAGGGTTGATTGCCATGTCGGCCTGTCCTTCCGGCGAGGTGCCGCGGCTGATCATGGAGAGCCGGCTGGATGAGGCCCGCGAGGCAGCTGCCTGGTACCGGGACAACTTTAATGGTGAGTTTTACTTTGAGATCCAGCGGCATCCAATGCCGGAACTGGATAAAATCAACAACGCCCTCATCGCCCTGTCCAAAGAACTGGATATTCCGCTGACGGCCACCGGGGATGTGCACTACGTCCGGCGGGAAGATGCCCAGACCCATGACCTGCTGCTGTGCATCGGCACCGGCGCCATGGTGAAGGATACCGCCCGGATGAAAATGCAGGCGGACTCGTTCTACCTGAAAAGCGAAGCTGAGATGGCGGAGCTTTACCGGGACATTCCGGAGGCGCTGGCAAATACCGGTAAGATTGCCGATAAATGCGACCTGACGCTGGAGTTCGGGCGGCTGCACCTGCCGCAGATAGACCGGCCGGCCGGCATGACCTCCGACGAATATGTCGCTGATCTATGCTATCAGGCACTGCCGAAATACTACCCCGATGCTTCCGACGCGGTGAAGGAACGACTGGCTTATGAGCTGGATGTCATCAGACAAACCCAGTTCGCCGATTACTTCCTGGTCGTCTGGGACATCATCCGGTTCGTCAAGGAACGCGGCATCTACTTCGGCGTCCGCGGCTCGGCGGCGGCTTCCATCGTCCTGCGCTGCCTGGACATCACCGAGGTTGATCCGCTGGAATACAAGCTGGTTTTTGAACGCTTCCTGAACATTGAACGCAAGGAAATGCCGGATATTGACATGGACTTTCAGGATGACCGCCGTGACGAGGTCATTGAGTATGTGTCGGAAAAATACGGACTGGATCATGTTGCCCAGATCATCACCTTCGGCACGCTGGGTGCCCGGGCGGCCATCCGGGACACCGGTCGGGCGCTGGGCATTGATCTGGCGGATGTGGACCGGGTCGCCCGCCTGATTCCCTTCGGTCCCAATATGACGCTGGATAAAGCCCTGGAAGAAAACACTGAACTGCGCGAGGCGGTAGCCTCAGACGGTACCGTGCAGAAGATAATTGATGCTGCGCGCCAGGTTTCCGGTTTATCCCGGCATGCCAGCACCCACGCCGCCGGCGTGGTCATTTCCAAGGACCCGCTGGCGCTGCATACCCCGCTGCAACGCCTGAACCGGGAATCATCTCAGGGCGGCAAGGCCGACCTGGTGATGACCCAGTACCCCATGGAAGACATCGGGCTGATTGGTCTGCTGAAGATGGACTTCCTTGGTCTGGCCAACCTGTCCATCCTGTCGCGGGCACAGCAGATTATCGGCGAACGCCGCGGTCAGCCGCTGGACGTGCACAGTATTCCGCTGGATGACGCCAAAACCTTTAAACTGCTGGCCGCCGGCGAAACCATGGGCGTCTTCCAGTTGGAAGGCGTCGGCATGCGCCGCTACATCAAGGAATTGAAACCGACCCATTTTACCGACATCGCCGCCATGGTCGCCCTTTACCGGCCCGGCCCGATGGAGCAGATTCCGCGCTTTATTAAAAGCAAACACGGCGAGGAACCTATTACGTACCCGCACCCGGCGCTTGAGGAGATACTGCAGGAAACCTATGGCGTTATCGTCTATCAGGAGCAGGTGCTCTTTATCGCCCGCACCTTCTCCGGCTTCTCGTTAGGCCAGGCGGACATCCTGCGTAAGGCCATGGGTAAAAAGAACCCGGAAGTCATGCAGAAACAGAAGCAGAACTTTATCGCCGGGGCGCTGAAAAACGGTTATACCGCAGAACTGGCCGCCGAAATCTTCGGTCTGATTGAGCCGTTTGCCGGTTACGCCTTTAACAAAGCCCACGCCGTCAGTTATGCCCTGATTGCCTATCAGACGGCGTATCTCAAAGCTAATTTTCCGGTAGAGTACATAGCCGCCTTCCTGGCCACCCAGCGTGATGTCGCTGAAAAGGTCGCCGCCGCCGCCGTGGAATGCCGCCGCCTGGGTCTTGAACTGCTGCCGCCGGATATCAATGCCAGCGATGTCAATTTCACCATTGAAGAAACCGGCAAAGGCTCGGCCATCCGTTTCGGTCTGGCGGCGGTCAAAAATGTCGGTGAAACGGCGGTCGCCGCGTTGGTGGCGGAACGCAACACCGGCGGGCCTTTCCGCGGCGTAGAGGATTTCTGCCGCCGGGCTGATGCCGCCTGCATGAACCGCCGCGTCCTGGAGAGCCTGATTAAGGCCGGAGCGCTGGATTCCTTCGCTGACCGGGGGGCTTTATTACATAATGCCGGCCGCCTTCTGGAGTTTGCCGAACGGGAACGCCGTATCCGTGATTCAGGTCAGGGGACGCTGTTTGATCTTTTCGGCGGCGTGGCCGAAGCCCCGCCGATGGTGCTGGAACTGGACGGCGGCAGTGCCTCGCTCAATGATATTCTGGCCTGGGAGAAGGATTTGCTCGGGCTGTATATTTCGGCGCATCCTTTTTCCCGCTTTGTCGGCCATATTGACCATGACACCACCGCCACCTGCGGTGAGATCACTGAAGAAATGGACGGTCAGTTGGCCACCCTGGCCGGAATGGTGGTGACCGCCCGCCAGTCCCAAACCCGGGACGGCAATACCTTCGCCTCCGTGGAACTGGAAGACCTGAATGGCCGGGTGGAGGTAGTGGCCTGGCCCAAGCTGTTCGCCCAGACCCGGGAATTCTGGCAGGAAGGCAACGTCTTGCTGGTGGAAGGCAAGGTGGTGTTCCGCGGTGACCGCGGCTCCATTCATGCCGATGCCGTCAGGCTCTATCAGCCCGGCGCTGAGGAAGCCGATGTTCAGGTGGGTGAGATGGTCCGCATCCAAAGAAAGACCGGCGGCAACGGTTACAACGGCCGGCGGGATTTCTCTCCCCGGCCGCCCAAAGCTGTTGCCAAACCCAAACCGAGTCCGGTCAAGGCGACGGCCGCCGCTGAACCGGCTGAAAAAATTACCCCGCACAATTTACCGTCAGATAAGGAAACACCGCATAACATGTCCCGTAGCTTAAATGTTGTTCTTAACCAAACCGAAAACGCTGAAGCTGATCTCAAACTATTTAACAAGGTCATGGATATTCTCAGTCTGTATCCCGGCCCCGGCAGCGTTAATCTCCAGATTGCCTGCCCCGGCAAGTTGTACCGGCTAAAAATGACCCAGGTGAGAGTAACCTGTAACGATGAATTACTGGAGGAACTGGTGACCCTGCTGGGTGATACCGGCAGTGCCGCCTATGAAGGCCATGGCTGATAACGAGTGGGTTGCCGCCGCAACGGCGGATAATGAGTTTGCCGCCACTTTGTGGCGGGATATCCTGGTTGATTCCGGTATTCCGGCCTATATTGAATCCTCCGGTTCGGCTACCTTTCTGCAGGTAGCGTCGGCGCTGATGCCGCGCCGGGTGATGGTGCCTCAGGAAAAGCTGGAAGAGGCCCGGGCGGTTCTGGCTGATATTGAAGAGGTTGACACTCCACCTGTTGAGAGCGATGAAGCTGACGACGCCTGATTGGCCCCGGCTCAGCGCCTGGACGCTGGCGGTCGTGCTGCCCCTGTTGATTATCAGTGCCGTTATCGCCGCCGCCTTTAACTTCCAGCCGCTTTATGAGTACGGCTTCAGCCGTTATAACGTCGCTGAGGCCACCGGGCTGGCCCCGGCGGAACTGACTAAGGCCGCCCACGGTTTGACGGCCTATTTTAATTCCGGTGATGAGTTTATTGATCTGGTCGTTGTGAAGGACGGCGAGCCCTTTACCCTGTTTAATGAGCGGGAAATTATTCACCTCTATGACGTGAAG from Dehalogenimonas sp. W includes the following:
- a CDS encoding putative signal transducing protein, giving the protein MADNEWVAAATADNEFAATLWRDILVDSGIPAYIESSGSATFLQVASALMPRRVMVPQEKLEEARAVLADIEEVDTPPVESDEADDA
- a CDS encoding ABC transporter ATP-binding protein — its product is MNVSNNILETENLTKRFGEVTAVKDLNITVERGQVFGFLGPNGSGKTTTISCVLGLLSPTSGKVRLFGEPWQAESLRRVGVVMDLHGFYPNFSGRDNVQIFGELTGPVSDERVDEVLKLVGLADRAKSKFRTYSMGMKQRLAVALALLNDPEFLILDEPTNGMDPEGIVEIRNLINDLNRQGKTILLASHLLSEVEQVCTHLAILKKGVVVSQGALADLISGAGQAGVVFEIITSDLAASAAVLEKAGYEVKQGRDRVLVSAPADAAEKISAALAGEKLYVTEMRRTTGSLESVFIEATQPGKK
- a CDS encoding ABC transporter permease subunit, with product MSDTSSLFRLSRLEFRKLRKGASLYIIAAVIILFSILISSNASDSYNFQVRQLDQNYSEIVSQLDAGHMVLFSNFIPDDFDWRAYPVNDEEGNPIPENIEFWKDFYRDAVQAEKDKLTAEDGRFSLAQLTSSAAISFSNLIPVLGVAAGVSLFAGEFRNSTYRLMLSRGIRRNSLMSAKILTVIGMSLFFALVLGLAVTLSGYMSYSGLSAAAPAAFSFGAFLSIIWLGALMFLGYTMGGAALGILLASPVTAMTVGLIIAFVGGTIFLFAHPGMDGIIGSLSPLSLGYNYGSMIQETWVNTTSLGVTVPGEGRNDYRDLPAAFIGAFIYISLYTTVVFTVFGRKELKA
- a CDS encoding DNA polymerase III subunit alpha, which translates into the protein MFTHLHVHTEFSLLDGMCRIPVLVARAKELGMTALAITDHGNMHGALRFYRECRAQGIKPIIGCEVYVAPGSRLDKTAADKNHRHLVLLARDLTGYRNLLKLVSLANTDGFYYKPRVDKEILAQYREGLIAMSACPSGEVPRLIMESRLDEAREAAAWYRDNFNGEFYFEIQRHPMPELDKINNALIALSKELDIPLTATGDVHYVRREDAQTHDLLLCIGTGAMVKDTARMKMQADSFYLKSEAEMAELYRDIPEALANTGKIADKCDLTLEFGRLHLPQIDRPAGMTSDEYVADLCYQALPKYYPDASDAVKERLAYELDVIRQTQFADYFLVVWDIIRFVKERGIYFGVRGSAAASIVLRCLDITEVDPLEYKLVFERFLNIERKEMPDIDMDFQDDRRDEVIEYVSEKYGLDHVAQIITFGTLGARAAIRDTGRALGIDLADVDRVARLIPFGPNMTLDKALEENTELREAVASDGTVQKIIDAARQVSGLSRHASTHAAGVVISKDPLALHTPLQRLNRESSQGGKADLVMTQYPMEDIGLIGLLKMDFLGLANLSILSRAQQIIGERRGQPLDVHSIPLDDAKTFKLLAAGETMGVFQLEGVGMRRYIKELKPTHFTDIAAMVALYRPGPMEQIPRFIKSKHGEEPITYPHPALEEILQETYGVIVYQEQVLFIARTFSGFSLGQADILRKAMGKKNPEVMQKQKQNFIAGALKNGYTAELAAEIFGLIEPFAGYAFNKAHAVSYALIAYQTAYLKANFPVEYIAAFLATQRDVAEKVAAAAVECRRLGLELLPPDINASDVNFTIEETGKGSAIRFGLAAVKNVGETAVAALVAERNTGGPFRGVEDFCRRADAACMNRRVLESLIKAGALDSFADRGALLHNAGRLLEFAERERRIRDSGQGTLFDLFGGVAEAPPMVLELDGGSASLNDILAWEKDLLGLYISAHPFSRFVGHIDHDTTATCGEITEEMDGQLATLAGMVVTARQSQTRDGNTFASVELEDLNGRVEVVAWPKLFAQTREFWQEGNVLLVEGKVVFRGDRGSIHADAVRLYQPGAEEADVQVGEMVRIQRKTGGNGYNGRRDFSPRPPKAVAKPKPSPVKATAAAEPAEKITPHNLPSDKETPHNMSRSLNVVLNQTENAEADLKLFNKVMDILSLYPGPGSVNLQIACPGKLYRLKMTQVRVTCNDELLEELVTLLGDTGSAAYEGHG